In one window of Mercurialis annua linkage group LG4, ddMerAnnu1.2, whole genome shotgun sequence DNA:
- the LOC126679210 gene encoding 60S ribosomal protein L34: MVQRLTYRKRHSYATKSNQHRIVKTPGGKLVYQTTKKRASGPKCPVTGKRIQGIPHLRPAEYKRSRLSRNRRTVNRAYGGVLSGGAVRERIIRAFLVEEQKIVKKVLKIQKSKEKQSSKS, translated from the exons ATGGTGCAGAGACTCACGTACAGGAAGCGGCACAGCTATGCCACTAAATCAAACCAGCACCGGATCGTCAAAACCCCTG GTGGAAAGCTGGTGTATCAGACCACCAAAAAGAGAGCAAGCGGTCCTAAGTGCCCCGTCACCGGCAAGAGGATTCAAGGC ATTCCTCACTTGAGACCTGCAGAATATAAGAGGTCGAGATTGTCGAGGAACAGGAGGACTGTCAATCGGGCTTATGGAGGTGTATTGTCGGGTGGTGCTGTCAGAGAAAG GATTATTCGAGCCTTTTTAGTTGAAGAGCAGAAGATAGTGAAGAAGGTTCTCAAGATTCAAAAGTCCAAGGAAAAGCAGTCCTCTAAAAGTTAG